The window CATCGACGAACCACTTGAGAAAACTCACGGTAGCGTGATCTTTCTCTTCTGAGGCAAGTTCTAATATTTCGTAGATCGATCGTGTGACGAACTCTTCGTGTTTCAGGGCTGCTTCAAAAGCGTTTTTTACACTATCCCACTCTGCAGGCGGTTTTTCTATAGAGTTGAGCTCCGCCCTTCCGCCCCTGTTGTAGATGTATTCGTAGAATTTCATTGCGTGTGTGAGCTCTTCCTGAGCCTGCTTTTTCATCCAGCGGGCAAAACCCCTGAACCCTTCCGCATCGAAATAAGCTGCCATCGAAAGGTAGAGATACGCCGAGTAGATCTCTCTGTTCAGCTGATCGTTGAGAACCTTTCGAACCTTTTCCGAAATGACCATCTTTTCACCTCCTTTATATGATTTTAGCACTTGCCACATTTTTGCCACATTTTTCTGGTAAAAACTGGACTGGAGGGGGTACTGATGAGAAGAGGATTCACAATATTGGAGATGTTGATAACGATGGCCGTCGTTCTCATAGCAGTTCTGTTGATTCTGGGACTTGCAGCAAGAGCGATGGTGATCTCCACTCAGTCTCTGACCACGATCGAGTTGGCTGATGA is drawn from Thermotoga sp. and contains these coding sequences:
- a CDS encoding ferritin; its protein translation is MVISEKVRKVLNDQLNREIYSAYLYLSMAAYFDAEGFRGFARWMKKQAQEELTHAMKFYEYIYNRGGRAELNSIEKPPAEWDSVKNAFEAALKHEEFVTRSIYEILELASEEKDHATVSFLKWFVDEQVEEEEQVRGILGLLEKANGQISVIFQLDRYLGQKE